From Syngnathus scovelli strain Florida chromosome 14, RoL_Ssco_1.2, whole genome shotgun sequence, one genomic window encodes:
- the mark3a gene encoding MAP/microtubule affinity-regulating kinase 3a isoform X4: protein MSTKTPLPTVNEKATESHASSHGNGRQSSRSGVRSRSSDEPQQPHVGNYRLLKTIGKGNFAKVKLARHILTGREVAIKIIDKTQLNPNSLQKLFREVRIMKILNHPNIVKLFEVIETERTLYLVMEYASGGEVFDYLVAHGRMKEKEARAKFRQIVSAVQYCHQKHIVHRDLKAENLLLDADMNIKIADFGFSNEFTLGNKLDTFCGSPPYAAPELFQGKKYDGPEVDVWSLGVILYTLVSGSLPFDGQNLKELRERVLRGKYRIPFYMSTDCENLLKRFLVLNPAKRGTLEQIMKDRWINAGFEDDDLKPYVEPELDIADQKRIDVMVGMGYNLDEIQEALAKMKYDEITATYLLLGRKASEAEPGESASNSNLSLAKARPNSELNGQSPSQLKVQRSASSNHKQRRYSEQVGQNATVGTAQPKRSQTAAVDNGKDDGGVQLRKSGAPGSRVAPPAGPLLGNANNPNKADIPDRRKAGAVAHANNTASAGMTRRNTYVCSDRNNADRLSVIPNGKENSALVSPGSQHNPVASTHSVANASTPERLRFPRGTASRSTFHGGQLRDRRTATYNGPPASPSHSHDASPLSQARSRATSNLFSKLTSKLTRSRHVPVGEAKGEGKDGKPRSLRFTWSMRTTSSMEPADIMREIRKVLDANNCDYEQQESFLLLCVHGDGHAENLVQWEMEVCKLPRLSLNGVRFKRITGSSMAFKNIASKVANELKL, encoded by the exons CACGCGTCCTCTCACGGCAATGGCCGCCAGTCGTCCCGCTCGGGTGTGCGTTCTCGCAGCTCCGACGAGCCCCAGCAGCCGCACGTGGGCAACTACCGCCTTCTCAAGACCATCGGGAAGGGCAACTTCGCCAAGGTCAAGCTGGCTCGCCACATCCTCACCGGCAGAGAG GTGGCCATCAAAATCATCGACAAGACGCAACTGAACCCCAACAGTCTTCAGAAG CTCTTCAGAGAAGTCCGAATAATGAAGATCTTGAATCATCCCAACATTG TCAAGCTGTTTGAGGTGATCGAGACGGAGAGGACACTCTACCTGGTCATGGAGTACGCCAGTGGAg GAGAAGTCTTCGACTACCTGGTAGCACATGGAAGAATGAAGGAGAAAGAGGCCAGAGCTAAATTTAGACAG ATTGTATCGGCGGTGCAGTACTGCCACCAGAAGCACATTGTCCACAGAGACCTCAAg GCGGAGAACCTGCTGCTGGACGCTGACATGAACATCAAGATCGCCGACTTTGGCTTCAGCAACGAGTTCACATTGGGCAACAAACTGGACACCTTCTGTGGCTCGCCGCCGTACGCTGCGCCCGAGCTCTTCCAGGGCAAGAAGTACGACGGGCCTGAGGTGGACGTCTGGAGCCTGGGCGTCATTCTCTACACGCTTGTCAGCGGCTCACTGCCCTTCGACGGGCAGAACCTCAAG GAGCTTCGTGAGCGCGTGCTGCGAGGGAAGTACCGCATCCCCTTCTACATGTCCACCGACTGTGAGAACCTGCTCAAGCGCTTCCTGGTGCTCAACCCAGCCAAGCGCGGGACGCTCGAG CAAATCATGAAGGATCGCTGGATCAATGCCGGATTCGAAGACGACGATCTGAAGCCTTACGTGGAGCCGGAGCTGGACATCGCCGATCAGAAGAGAATAG ATGTGATGGTGGGCATGGGCTACAACTTGGATGAGATCCAGGAGGCTCTGGCCAAGATGAAGTACGACGAGATCACCGCCACCTACCTGCTGCTGGGCAGGAAGGCCTCGGAG GCAGAGCCCGGCGAGTCGGCGTCCAACAGCAACCTGTCGCTGGCCAAGGCTAGACCCAACAGCGAGCTCAATGGGCAGTCACCCTCGCAACTCAAAGTCCAGAGGAGCGCCTCGTCCAACCACAAGCAGCGGCGCTACAGCGAGCAAG TGGGCCAGAACGCCACGGTGGGCACAGCCCAGCCCAAGCGCAGCCAGACGGCTGCCGTTGACAATGGAAAGGACGACGGTGGAGTCCAGCTGCGCAAGTCAGGAGCCCCGGGGAGCCGCGTCGCGCCACCCGCTGGCCCGTTGCTGGGCAACGCCAACAACCCCAACAAGGCCGACATACCTGACCGCCGGAAAGCTGGTGCCGTCGCGCACGCC AACAACACGGCGTCGGCGGGGATGACGCGCCGGAACACCTACGTGTGCAGCGACCGCAATAATGCCGACCGCCTCTCCGTCATTCCCAACGGGAAAGAGAACAG CGCATTGGTGTCCCCGGGCagccagcacaacccggtggcgTCCACTCACAGTGTGGCCAACGCGTCCACGCCCGAGCGTTTGCGCTTCCCCCGCGGCACAGCCAGCCGCAGCACCTTCCATGGCGGGCAGCTGCGCGACCGGCgcacagccacctacaacgggcCGCCTGCCTCACCCAGCCACTCGCATGATGCCTCACCGCTGTCGCAGGCACGCAGCCGCGCCACCAGCAACCTATTCTCCAAGCTCACCTCCAAGCTCACGCGCAG CCGCCACGTGCCCGTCGGGGAGGCCAAGGGCGAGGGCAAGGACGGCAAGCCGCGCTCGCTGCGCTTCACGTGGAGCATGAGGACCACCAGCTCCATGGAGCCGGCCGATATCATGCGGGAGATCCGCAAAGTTCTGGATGCCAACAACTGTGACTACGAGCAGCAGGAGAGCTTCCTGTTACTGTGCGTCCACGGCGACGGGCACGCCGAGAACCTGGTCCAGTGGGAGATGGAGGTGTGCAAGCTGCCGCGCCTCTCGCTCAACGGCGTGCGCTTCAAGAGGATCACCGGCTCGTCCATGGCCTTCAAGAACATTGCCTCCAAGGTGGCCAACGAGCTCAAGCTATGA
- the mark3a gene encoding MAP/microtubule affinity-regulating kinase 3a isoform X2 has translation MSTKTPLPTVNEKATESHASSHGNGRQSSRSGVRSRSSDEPQQPHVGNYRLLKTIGKGNFAKVKLARHILTGREVAIKIIDKTQLNPNSLQKLFREVRIMKILNHPNIVKLFEVIETERTLYLVMEYASGGEVFDYLVAHGRMKEKEARAKFRQIVSAVQYCHQKHIVHRDLKAENLLLDADMNIKIADFGFSNEFTLGNKLDTFCGSPPYAAPELFQGKKYDGPEVDVWSLGVILYTLVSGSLPFDGQNLKELRERVLRGKYRIPFYMSTDCENLLKRFLVLNPAKRGTLEQIMKDRWINAGFEDDDLKPYVEPELDIADQKRIDVMVGMGYNLDEIQEALAKMKYDEITATYLLLGRKASEAEPGESASNSNLSLAKARPNSELNGQSPSQLKVQRSASSNHKQRRYSEQVGQNATVGTAQPKRSQTAAVDNGKDDGGVQLRKSGAPGSRVAPPAGPLLGNANNPNKADIPDRRKAGAVAHANNTASAGMTRRNTYVCSDRNNADRLSVIPNGKENSALVSPGSQHNPVASTHSVANASTPERLRFPRGTASRSTFHGGQLRDRRTATYNGPPASPSHSHDASPLSQARSRATSNLFSKLTSKLTRRVSTEFERNGRLEGSSRHVPVGEAKGEGKDGKPRSLRFTWSMRTTSSMEPADIMREIRKVLDANNCDYEQQESFLLLCVHGDGHAENLVQWEMEVCKLPRLSLNGVRFKRITGSSMAFKNIASKVANELKL, from the exons CACGCGTCCTCTCACGGCAATGGCCGCCAGTCGTCCCGCTCGGGTGTGCGTTCTCGCAGCTCCGACGAGCCCCAGCAGCCGCACGTGGGCAACTACCGCCTTCTCAAGACCATCGGGAAGGGCAACTTCGCCAAGGTCAAGCTGGCTCGCCACATCCTCACCGGCAGAGAG GTGGCCATCAAAATCATCGACAAGACGCAACTGAACCCCAACAGTCTTCAGAAG CTCTTCAGAGAAGTCCGAATAATGAAGATCTTGAATCATCCCAACATTG TCAAGCTGTTTGAGGTGATCGAGACGGAGAGGACACTCTACCTGGTCATGGAGTACGCCAGTGGAg GAGAAGTCTTCGACTACCTGGTAGCACATGGAAGAATGAAGGAGAAAGAGGCCAGAGCTAAATTTAGACAG ATTGTATCGGCGGTGCAGTACTGCCACCAGAAGCACATTGTCCACAGAGACCTCAAg GCGGAGAACCTGCTGCTGGACGCTGACATGAACATCAAGATCGCCGACTTTGGCTTCAGCAACGAGTTCACATTGGGCAACAAACTGGACACCTTCTGTGGCTCGCCGCCGTACGCTGCGCCCGAGCTCTTCCAGGGCAAGAAGTACGACGGGCCTGAGGTGGACGTCTGGAGCCTGGGCGTCATTCTCTACACGCTTGTCAGCGGCTCACTGCCCTTCGACGGGCAGAACCTCAAG GAGCTTCGTGAGCGCGTGCTGCGAGGGAAGTACCGCATCCCCTTCTACATGTCCACCGACTGTGAGAACCTGCTCAAGCGCTTCCTGGTGCTCAACCCAGCCAAGCGCGGGACGCTCGAG CAAATCATGAAGGATCGCTGGATCAATGCCGGATTCGAAGACGACGATCTGAAGCCTTACGTGGAGCCGGAGCTGGACATCGCCGATCAGAAGAGAATAG ATGTGATGGTGGGCATGGGCTACAACTTGGATGAGATCCAGGAGGCTCTGGCCAAGATGAAGTACGACGAGATCACCGCCACCTACCTGCTGCTGGGCAGGAAGGCCTCGGAG GCAGAGCCCGGCGAGTCGGCGTCCAACAGCAACCTGTCGCTGGCCAAGGCTAGACCCAACAGCGAGCTCAATGGGCAGTCACCCTCGCAACTCAAAGTCCAGAGGAGCGCCTCGTCCAACCACAAGCAGCGGCGCTACAGCGAGCAAG TGGGCCAGAACGCCACGGTGGGCACAGCCCAGCCCAAGCGCAGCCAGACGGCTGCCGTTGACAATGGAAAGGACGACGGTGGAGTCCAGCTGCGCAAGTCAGGAGCCCCGGGGAGCCGCGTCGCGCCACCCGCTGGCCCGTTGCTGGGCAACGCCAACAACCCCAACAAGGCCGACATACCTGACCGCCGGAAAGCTGGTGCCGTCGCGCACGCC AACAACACGGCGTCGGCGGGGATGACGCGCCGGAACACCTACGTGTGCAGCGACCGCAATAATGCCGACCGCCTCTCCGTCATTCCCAACGGGAAAGAGAACAG CGCATTGGTGTCCCCGGGCagccagcacaacccggtggcgTCCACTCACAGTGTGGCCAACGCGTCCACGCCCGAGCGTTTGCGCTTCCCCCGCGGCACAGCCAGCCGCAGCACCTTCCATGGCGGGCAGCTGCGCGACCGGCgcacagccacctacaacgggcCGCCTGCCTCACCCAGCCACTCGCATGATGCCTCACCGCTGTCGCAGGCACGCAGCCGCGCCACCAGCAACCTATTCTCCAAGCTCACCTCCAAGCTCACGCGCAG AGTCTCCACAGAGTTTGAGCGAAACGGGAGGCTCGAGGGCTCAAG CCGCCACGTGCCCGTCGGGGAGGCCAAGGGCGAGGGCAAGGACGGCAAGCCGCGCTCGCTGCGCTTCACGTGGAGCATGAGGACCACCAGCTCCATGGAGCCGGCCGATATCATGCGGGAGATCCGCAAAGTTCTGGATGCCAACAACTGTGACTACGAGCAGCAGGAGAGCTTCCTGTTACTGTGCGTCCACGGCGACGGGCACGCCGAGAACCTGGTCCAGTGGGAGATGGAGGTGTGCAAGCTGCCGCGCCTCTCGCTCAACGGCGTGCGCTTCAAGAGGATCACCGGCTCGTCCATGGCCTTCAAGAACATTGCCTCCAAGGTGGCCAACGAGCTCAAGCTATGA
- the mark3a gene encoding MAP/microtubule affinity-regulating kinase 3a isoform X1, whose translation MSTKTPLPTVNEKATESHASSHGNGRQSSRSGVRSRSSDEPQQPHVGNYRLLKTIGKGNFAKVKLARHILTGREVAIKIIDKTQLNPNSLQKLFREVRIMKILNHPNIVKLFEVIETERTLYLVMEYASGGEVFDYLVAHGRMKEKEARAKFRQIVSAVQYCHQKHIVHRDLKAENLLLDADMNIKIADFGFSNEFTLGNKLDTFCGSPPYAAPELFQGKKYDGPEVDVWSLGVILYTLVSGSLPFDGQNLKELRERVLRGKYRIPFYMSTDCENLLKRFLVLNPAKRGTLEQIMKDRWINAGFEDDDLKPYVEPELDIADQKRIDVMVGMGYNLDEIQEALAKMKYDEITATYLLLGRKASEAEPGESASNSNLSLAKARPNSELNGQSPSQLKVQRSASSNHKQRRYSEQVGQNATVGTAQPKRSQTAAVDNGKDDGGVQLRKSGAPGSRVAPPAGPLLGNANNPNKADIPDRRKAGAVAHANNTASAGMTRRNTYVCSDRNNADRLSVIPNGKENSALVSPGSQHNPVASTHSVANASTPERLRFPRGTASRSTFHGGQLRDRRTATYNGPPASPSHSHDASPLSQARSRATSNLFSKLTSKLTRRNMSFRFTKRVSTEFERNGRLEGSSRHVPVGEAKGEGKDGKPRSLRFTWSMRTTSSMEPADIMREIRKVLDANNCDYEQQESFLLLCVHGDGHAENLVQWEMEVCKLPRLSLNGVRFKRITGSSMAFKNIASKVANELKL comes from the exons CACGCGTCCTCTCACGGCAATGGCCGCCAGTCGTCCCGCTCGGGTGTGCGTTCTCGCAGCTCCGACGAGCCCCAGCAGCCGCACGTGGGCAACTACCGCCTTCTCAAGACCATCGGGAAGGGCAACTTCGCCAAGGTCAAGCTGGCTCGCCACATCCTCACCGGCAGAGAG GTGGCCATCAAAATCATCGACAAGACGCAACTGAACCCCAACAGTCTTCAGAAG CTCTTCAGAGAAGTCCGAATAATGAAGATCTTGAATCATCCCAACATTG TCAAGCTGTTTGAGGTGATCGAGACGGAGAGGACACTCTACCTGGTCATGGAGTACGCCAGTGGAg GAGAAGTCTTCGACTACCTGGTAGCACATGGAAGAATGAAGGAGAAAGAGGCCAGAGCTAAATTTAGACAG ATTGTATCGGCGGTGCAGTACTGCCACCAGAAGCACATTGTCCACAGAGACCTCAAg GCGGAGAACCTGCTGCTGGACGCTGACATGAACATCAAGATCGCCGACTTTGGCTTCAGCAACGAGTTCACATTGGGCAACAAACTGGACACCTTCTGTGGCTCGCCGCCGTACGCTGCGCCCGAGCTCTTCCAGGGCAAGAAGTACGACGGGCCTGAGGTGGACGTCTGGAGCCTGGGCGTCATTCTCTACACGCTTGTCAGCGGCTCACTGCCCTTCGACGGGCAGAACCTCAAG GAGCTTCGTGAGCGCGTGCTGCGAGGGAAGTACCGCATCCCCTTCTACATGTCCACCGACTGTGAGAACCTGCTCAAGCGCTTCCTGGTGCTCAACCCAGCCAAGCGCGGGACGCTCGAG CAAATCATGAAGGATCGCTGGATCAATGCCGGATTCGAAGACGACGATCTGAAGCCTTACGTGGAGCCGGAGCTGGACATCGCCGATCAGAAGAGAATAG ATGTGATGGTGGGCATGGGCTACAACTTGGATGAGATCCAGGAGGCTCTGGCCAAGATGAAGTACGACGAGATCACCGCCACCTACCTGCTGCTGGGCAGGAAGGCCTCGGAG GCAGAGCCCGGCGAGTCGGCGTCCAACAGCAACCTGTCGCTGGCCAAGGCTAGACCCAACAGCGAGCTCAATGGGCAGTCACCCTCGCAACTCAAAGTCCAGAGGAGCGCCTCGTCCAACCACAAGCAGCGGCGCTACAGCGAGCAAG TGGGCCAGAACGCCACGGTGGGCACAGCCCAGCCCAAGCGCAGCCAGACGGCTGCCGTTGACAATGGAAAGGACGACGGTGGAGTCCAGCTGCGCAAGTCAGGAGCCCCGGGGAGCCGCGTCGCGCCACCCGCTGGCCCGTTGCTGGGCAACGCCAACAACCCCAACAAGGCCGACATACCTGACCGCCGGAAAGCTGGTGCCGTCGCGCACGCC AACAACACGGCGTCGGCGGGGATGACGCGCCGGAACACCTACGTGTGCAGCGACCGCAATAATGCCGACCGCCTCTCCGTCATTCCCAACGGGAAAGAGAACAG CGCATTGGTGTCCCCGGGCagccagcacaacccggtggcgTCCACTCACAGTGTGGCCAACGCGTCCACGCCCGAGCGTTTGCGCTTCCCCCGCGGCACAGCCAGCCGCAGCACCTTCCATGGCGGGCAGCTGCGCGACCGGCgcacagccacctacaacgggcCGCCTGCCTCACCCAGCCACTCGCATGATGCCTCACCGCTGTCGCAGGCACGCAGCCGCGCCACCAGCAACCTATTCTCCAAGCTCACCTCCAAGCTCACGCGCAG AAACATGTCGTTCAGGTTTACCAAAAG AGTCTCCACAGAGTTTGAGCGAAACGGGAGGCTCGAGGGCTCAAG CCGCCACGTGCCCGTCGGGGAGGCCAAGGGCGAGGGCAAGGACGGCAAGCCGCGCTCGCTGCGCTTCACGTGGAGCATGAGGACCACCAGCTCCATGGAGCCGGCCGATATCATGCGGGAGATCCGCAAAGTTCTGGATGCCAACAACTGTGACTACGAGCAGCAGGAGAGCTTCCTGTTACTGTGCGTCCACGGCGACGGGCACGCCGAGAACCTGGTCCAGTGGGAGATGGAGGTGTGCAAGCTGCCGCGCCTCTCGCTCAACGGCGTGCGCTTCAAGAGGATCACCGGCTCGTCCATGGCCTTCAAGAACATTGCCTCCAAGGTGGCCAACGAGCTCAAGCTATGA
- the mark3a gene encoding MAP/microtubule affinity-regulating kinase 3a isoform X3 codes for MSTKTPLPTVNEKATESHASSHGNGRQSSRSGVRSRSSDEPQQPHVGNYRLLKTIGKGNFAKVKLARHILTGREVAIKIIDKTQLNPNSLQKLFREVRIMKILNHPNIVKLFEVIETERTLYLVMEYASGGEVFDYLVAHGRMKEKEARAKFRQIVSAVQYCHQKHIVHRDLKAENLLLDADMNIKIADFGFSNEFTLGNKLDTFCGSPPYAAPELFQGKKYDGPEVDVWSLGVILYTLVSGSLPFDGQNLKELRERVLRGKYRIPFYMSTDCENLLKRFLVLNPAKRGTLEQIMKDRWINAGFEDDDLKPYVEPELDIADQKRIDVMVGMGYNLDEIQEALAKMKYDEITATYLLLGRKASEAEPGESASNSNLSLAKARPNSELNGQSPSQLKVQRSASSNHKQRRYSEQVGQNATVGTAQPKRSQTAAVDNGKDDGGVQLRKSGAPGSRVAPPAGPLLGNANNPNKADIPDRRKAGAVAHANNTASAGMTRRNTYVCSDRNNADRLSVIPNGKENSALVSPGSQHNPVASTHSVANASTPERLRFPRGTASRSTFHGGQLRDRRTATYNGPPASPSHSHDASPLSQARSRATSNLFSKLTSKLTRRNMSFRFTKSRHVPVGEAKGEGKDGKPRSLRFTWSMRTTSSMEPADIMREIRKVLDANNCDYEQQESFLLLCVHGDGHAENLVQWEMEVCKLPRLSLNGVRFKRITGSSMAFKNIASKVANELKL; via the exons CACGCGTCCTCTCACGGCAATGGCCGCCAGTCGTCCCGCTCGGGTGTGCGTTCTCGCAGCTCCGACGAGCCCCAGCAGCCGCACGTGGGCAACTACCGCCTTCTCAAGACCATCGGGAAGGGCAACTTCGCCAAGGTCAAGCTGGCTCGCCACATCCTCACCGGCAGAGAG GTGGCCATCAAAATCATCGACAAGACGCAACTGAACCCCAACAGTCTTCAGAAG CTCTTCAGAGAAGTCCGAATAATGAAGATCTTGAATCATCCCAACATTG TCAAGCTGTTTGAGGTGATCGAGACGGAGAGGACACTCTACCTGGTCATGGAGTACGCCAGTGGAg GAGAAGTCTTCGACTACCTGGTAGCACATGGAAGAATGAAGGAGAAAGAGGCCAGAGCTAAATTTAGACAG ATTGTATCGGCGGTGCAGTACTGCCACCAGAAGCACATTGTCCACAGAGACCTCAAg GCGGAGAACCTGCTGCTGGACGCTGACATGAACATCAAGATCGCCGACTTTGGCTTCAGCAACGAGTTCACATTGGGCAACAAACTGGACACCTTCTGTGGCTCGCCGCCGTACGCTGCGCCCGAGCTCTTCCAGGGCAAGAAGTACGACGGGCCTGAGGTGGACGTCTGGAGCCTGGGCGTCATTCTCTACACGCTTGTCAGCGGCTCACTGCCCTTCGACGGGCAGAACCTCAAG GAGCTTCGTGAGCGCGTGCTGCGAGGGAAGTACCGCATCCCCTTCTACATGTCCACCGACTGTGAGAACCTGCTCAAGCGCTTCCTGGTGCTCAACCCAGCCAAGCGCGGGACGCTCGAG CAAATCATGAAGGATCGCTGGATCAATGCCGGATTCGAAGACGACGATCTGAAGCCTTACGTGGAGCCGGAGCTGGACATCGCCGATCAGAAGAGAATAG ATGTGATGGTGGGCATGGGCTACAACTTGGATGAGATCCAGGAGGCTCTGGCCAAGATGAAGTACGACGAGATCACCGCCACCTACCTGCTGCTGGGCAGGAAGGCCTCGGAG GCAGAGCCCGGCGAGTCGGCGTCCAACAGCAACCTGTCGCTGGCCAAGGCTAGACCCAACAGCGAGCTCAATGGGCAGTCACCCTCGCAACTCAAAGTCCAGAGGAGCGCCTCGTCCAACCACAAGCAGCGGCGCTACAGCGAGCAAG TGGGCCAGAACGCCACGGTGGGCACAGCCCAGCCCAAGCGCAGCCAGACGGCTGCCGTTGACAATGGAAAGGACGACGGTGGAGTCCAGCTGCGCAAGTCAGGAGCCCCGGGGAGCCGCGTCGCGCCACCCGCTGGCCCGTTGCTGGGCAACGCCAACAACCCCAACAAGGCCGACATACCTGACCGCCGGAAAGCTGGTGCCGTCGCGCACGCC AACAACACGGCGTCGGCGGGGATGACGCGCCGGAACACCTACGTGTGCAGCGACCGCAATAATGCCGACCGCCTCTCCGTCATTCCCAACGGGAAAGAGAACAG CGCATTGGTGTCCCCGGGCagccagcacaacccggtggcgTCCACTCACAGTGTGGCCAACGCGTCCACGCCCGAGCGTTTGCGCTTCCCCCGCGGCACAGCCAGCCGCAGCACCTTCCATGGCGGGCAGCTGCGCGACCGGCgcacagccacctacaacgggcCGCCTGCCTCACCCAGCCACTCGCATGATGCCTCACCGCTGTCGCAGGCACGCAGCCGCGCCACCAGCAACCTATTCTCCAAGCTCACCTCCAAGCTCACGCGCAG AAACATGTCGTTCAGGTTTACCAAAAG CCGCCACGTGCCCGTCGGGGAGGCCAAGGGCGAGGGCAAGGACGGCAAGCCGCGCTCGCTGCGCTTCACGTGGAGCATGAGGACCACCAGCTCCATGGAGCCGGCCGATATCATGCGGGAGATCCGCAAAGTTCTGGATGCCAACAACTGTGACTACGAGCAGCAGGAGAGCTTCCTGTTACTGTGCGTCCACGGCGACGGGCACGCCGAGAACCTGGTCCAGTGGGAGATGGAGGTGTGCAAGCTGCCGCGCCTCTCGCTCAACGGCGTGCGCTTCAAGAGGATCACCGGCTCGTCCATGGCCTTCAAGAACATTGCCTCCAAGGTGGCCAACGAGCTCAAGCTATGA
- the mark3a gene encoding MAP/microtubule affinity-regulating kinase 3a isoform X5 yields MRAMQRNNFQREVFDYLVAHGRMKEKEARAKFRQIVSAVQYCHQKHIVHRDLKAENLLLDADMNIKIADFGFSNEFTLGNKLDTFCGSPPYAAPELFQGKKYDGPEVDVWSLGVILYTLVSGSLPFDGQNLKELRERVLRGKYRIPFYMSTDCENLLKRFLVLNPAKRGTLEQIMKDRWINAGFEDDDLKPYVEPELDIADQKRIDVMVGMGYNLDEIQEALAKMKYDEITATYLLLGRKASEAEPGESASNSNLSLAKARPNSELNGQSPSQLKVQRSASSNHKQRRYSEQVGQNATVGTAQPKRSQTAAVDNGKDDGGVQLRKSGAPGSRVAPPAGPLLGNANNPNKADIPDRRKAGAVAHANNTASAGMTRRNTYVCSDRNNADRLSVIPNGKENSALVSPGSQHNPVASTHSVANASTPERLRFPRGTASRSTFHGGQLRDRRTATYNGPPASPSHSHDASPLSQARSRATSNLFSKLTSKLTRRNMSFRFTKRVSTEFERNGRLEGSSRHVPVGEAKGEGKDGKPRSLRFTWSMRTTSSMEPADIMREIRKVLDANNCDYEQQESFLLLCVHGDGHAENLVQWEMEVCKLPRLSLNGVRFKRITGSSMAFKNIASKVANELKL; encoded by the exons ATGAGAGCGATGCAGAGAAATAACTTCCAAA GAGAAGTCTTCGACTACCTGGTAGCACATGGAAGAATGAAGGAGAAAGAGGCCAGAGCTAAATTTAGACAG ATTGTATCGGCGGTGCAGTACTGCCACCAGAAGCACATTGTCCACAGAGACCTCAAg GCGGAGAACCTGCTGCTGGACGCTGACATGAACATCAAGATCGCCGACTTTGGCTTCAGCAACGAGTTCACATTGGGCAACAAACTGGACACCTTCTGTGGCTCGCCGCCGTACGCTGCGCCCGAGCTCTTCCAGGGCAAGAAGTACGACGGGCCTGAGGTGGACGTCTGGAGCCTGGGCGTCATTCTCTACACGCTTGTCAGCGGCTCACTGCCCTTCGACGGGCAGAACCTCAAG GAGCTTCGTGAGCGCGTGCTGCGAGGGAAGTACCGCATCCCCTTCTACATGTCCACCGACTGTGAGAACCTGCTCAAGCGCTTCCTGGTGCTCAACCCAGCCAAGCGCGGGACGCTCGAG CAAATCATGAAGGATCGCTGGATCAATGCCGGATTCGAAGACGACGATCTGAAGCCTTACGTGGAGCCGGAGCTGGACATCGCCGATCAGAAGAGAATAG ATGTGATGGTGGGCATGGGCTACAACTTGGATGAGATCCAGGAGGCTCTGGCCAAGATGAAGTACGACGAGATCACCGCCACCTACCTGCTGCTGGGCAGGAAGGCCTCGGAG GCAGAGCCCGGCGAGTCGGCGTCCAACAGCAACCTGTCGCTGGCCAAGGCTAGACCCAACAGCGAGCTCAATGGGCAGTCACCCTCGCAACTCAAAGTCCAGAGGAGCGCCTCGTCCAACCACAAGCAGCGGCGCTACAGCGAGCAAG TGGGCCAGAACGCCACGGTGGGCACAGCCCAGCCCAAGCGCAGCCAGACGGCTGCCGTTGACAATGGAAAGGACGACGGTGGAGTCCAGCTGCGCAAGTCAGGAGCCCCGGGGAGCCGCGTCGCGCCACCCGCTGGCCCGTTGCTGGGCAACGCCAACAACCCCAACAAGGCCGACATACCTGACCGCCGGAAAGCTGGTGCCGTCGCGCACGCC AACAACACGGCGTCGGCGGGGATGACGCGCCGGAACACCTACGTGTGCAGCGACCGCAATAATGCCGACCGCCTCTCCGTCATTCCCAACGGGAAAGAGAACAG CGCATTGGTGTCCCCGGGCagccagcacaacccggtggcgTCCACTCACAGTGTGGCCAACGCGTCCACGCCCGAGCGTTTGCGCTTCCCCCGCGGCACAGCCAGCCGCAGCACCTTCCATGGCGGGCAGCTGCGCGACCGGCgcacagccacctacaacgggcCGCCTGCCTCACCCAGCCACTCGCATGATGCCTCACCGCTGTCGCAGGCACGCAGCCGCGCCACCAGCAACCTATTCTCCAAGCTCACCTCCAAGCTCACGCGCAG AAACATGTCGTTCAGGTTTACCAAAAG AGTCTCCACAGAGTTTGAGCGAAACGGGAGGCTCGAGGGCTCAAG CCGCCACGTGCCCGTCGGGGAGGCCAAGGGCGAGGGCAAGGACGGCAAGCCGCGCTCGCTGCGCTTCACGTGGAGCATGAGGACCACCAGCTCCATGGAGCCGGCCGATATCATGCGGGAGATCCGCAAAGTTCTGGATGCCAACAACTGTGACTACGAGCAGCAGGAGAGCTTCCTGTTACTGTGCGTCCACGGCGACGGGCACGCCGAGAACCTGGTCCAGTGGGAGATGGAGGTGTGCAAGCTGCCGCGCCTCTCGCTCAACGGCGTGCGCTTCAAGAGGATCACCGGCTCGTCCATGGCCTTCAAGAACATTGCCTCCAAGGTGGCCAACGAGCTCAAGCTATGA